In Thermococcus sp. MV5, the following are encoded in one genomic region:
- the glmM gene encoding phosphoglucosamine mutase: MGKYFGTSGIREVVNEQLTPELALGVGKALGTYLGEGKVVVGMDTRTSGEMLKNAIISGLLSTGIDVIDIGLSPTPLTGFAIRLYEADAGVTITASHNPPQYNGIKVWQPNGMAYTGDMENELEKILEERSFKKAPWNEIGNLTTANPEREYIKKALEMVNLSKGYTVVVDAGNGAGALISPYLQRELRNKVISLNSHPSGYFIRELEPNAKSLEGLSKAVKVFKADVGIAHDGDADRIGVVDDEGNFVEYEVMLSLISAYMLRKFGKGRIITTVDAGFALDDYVKPLGGEVIRVKVGDVAVAEGIVRENAIFGGEPSGTWIIPQWNLTPDGIFAGALVLEMIDKLGPLSELAKEVPRYVTLRAKIPCPNEKKAKAMELIEKEALKRFSYKRLIDIDGVRIENDEWWILFRPSGTEPIMRITLEAHTKEKAEELMKKAKSLVKEAIKEA, from the coding sequence ATGGGGAAGTATTTTGGCACAAGTGGAATAAGGGAAGTCGTTAATGAACAGCTAACTCCGGAACTTGCTTTAGGTGTTGGGAAGGCCTTAGGGACTTATTTGGGAGAAGGAAAGGTTGTTGTGGGAATGGATACTAGGACAAGCGGTGAAATGCTAAAAAATGCCATAATTTCAGGGTTGTTGAGTACTGGTATTGACGTGATTGATATTGGGCTCTCTCCCACTCCATTGACTGGTTTTGCTATTCGGCTTTATGAAGCAGATGCTGGGGTCACGATTACAGCCTCACATAATCCTCCGCAATATAATGGTATTAAAGTATGGCAGCCAAATGGGATGGCCTATACAGGGGATATGGAAAATGAGCTTGAGAAGATCCTTGAAGAGAGGAGCTTTAAGAAAGCCCCTTGGAATGAGATTGGAAACTTAACAACAGCCAACCCTGAAAGAGAATACATAAAAAAAGCTCTTGAGATGGTTAATCTTTCAAAGGGGTATACGGTTGTTGTTGATGCAGGCAATGGGGCGGGGGCGTTGATTTCTCCTTATCTCCAAAGAGAACTTAGAAATAAGGTTATCTCCCTTAACTCTCACCCAAGTGGATATTTCATAAGGGAACTTGAGCCGAATGCTAAAAGTCTTGAGGGACTTTCCAAGGCTGTTAAAGTCTTCAAGGCAGACGTCGGTATAGCTCATGATGGGGATGCGGATAGAATTGGGGTCGTTGATGACGAAGGTAACTTTGTGGAGTACGAGGTGATGCTCTCTCTTATAAGTGCATACATGCTTAGGAAGTTCGGAAAGGGCAGAATAATAACAACTGTGGATGCAGGCTTTGCTCTTGATGACTACGTTAAGCCTTTAGGTGGAGAGGTAATTAGGGTTAAAGTTGGGGATGTTGCCGTTGCGGAGGGAATAGTAAGAGAGAATGCTATCTTTGGGGGTGAGCCCTCCGGAACCTGGATAATTCCCCAGTGGAACTTAACTCCCGATGGGATATTTGCTGGAGCTTTGGTTTTGGAGATGATTGACAAGCTGGGGCCTTTGAGCGAGCTCGCGAAGGAAGTTCCACGCTACGTGACGCTTAGGGCAAAGATACCTTGCCCAAACGAGAAGAAAGCAAAGGCGATGGAGCTCATAGAAAAAGAAGCACTCAAGAGATTCTCTTACAAAAGACTCATTGACATTGATGGAGTAAGAATTGAGAACGATGAGTGGTGGATTCTCTTCAGGCCGAGTGGAACAGAGCCAATAATGCGCATAACTCTAGAAGCTCATACAAAGGAAAAAGCGGAGGAACTCATGAAGAAGGCAAAAAGTCTTGTGAAAGAGGCAATAAAAGAAGCGTGA
- a CDS encoding class I SAM-dependent methyltransferase, whose product MIEGIPTPGAYIYNFMARRRKSFDRVIVKEVLSKVRGGEKILDVGTGPGYIPIEMAKKNPNLEVWGVDISRAMIKLARKNAEKAGVNNVTFEVMSVYELKLPENYFDLVISIGALHHFSNPLKAFDEMYRVLKACGEVWIYDFITDVPKKDMRAFLEEAELPKFPWAIAFRLHGLKYKEWTRNISKVAERSKFDEYKLERNRALMKLILRKF is encoded by the coding sequence ATGATAGAGGGAATCCCAACACCTGGAGCCTATATTTACAACTTTATGGCAAGGAGAAGAAAAAGTTTTGATAGAGTAATAGTCAAGGAAGTTCTTTCAAAAGTTAGAGGGGGAGAAAAGATCCTTGATGTGGGAACTGGGCCTGGATACATACCAATTGAGATGGCAAAGAAAAATCCTAATTTAGAAGTTTGGGGCGTTGATATTTCAAGAGCGATGATAAAACTTGCAAGAAAAAATGCAGAAAAAGCTGGCGTTAATAATGTAACATTTGAAGTTATGAGTGTCTATGAGCTAAAGCTTCCTGAGAACTACTTTGATCTTGTTATAAGCATTGGGGCCCTACATCATTTTAGCAATCCATTAAAAGCATTTGATGAGATGTATAGAGTTTTAAAAGCCTGCGGAGAAGTGTGGATCTATGATTTCATAACAGACGTTCCAAAAAAAGATATGAGGGCATTTTTAGAGGAGGCTGAATTACCAAAATTCCCTTGGGCAATAGCATTTAGACTTCATGGACTTAAATACAAAGAGTGGACAAGAAATATTTCAAAAGTTGCAGAGCGAAGCAAATTTGATGAGTACAAACTGGAGAGGAATAGGGCCCTTATGAAGCTTATTTTAAGAAAGTTTTAA
- a CDS encoding flavodoxin family protein, producing the protein MNTLIIYVSIHHRNTEKVAKVMAKTLEAELTKPWGITPKELLNYDLIGFGSGIYWWRHHWTLFKLVNSLPRVKGKKAFIFSTAGMNIRWYNHRQLRRALEEKDFEIVGEFSCRGWDTNGWLAKIGGINKGHPDEKDLERARRFANGLKRNLYPSCPEELEYTIKEWIG; encoded by the coding sequence ATGAATACTTTAATTATTTATGTTTCAATCCACCACAGAAATACTGAAAAAGTCGCAAAAGTCATGGCAAAAACTCTTGAGGCAGAACTCACAAAACCTTGGGGGATAACACCAAAAGAACTTTTAAATTACGATCTCATAGGGTTTGGCTCTGGAATTTACTGGTGGAGACACCATTGGACTCTTTTCAAACTTGTGAATAGCCTTCCAAGAGTCAAAGGAAAGAAGGCGTTTATATTTTCCACCGCCGGAATGAATATCCGTTGGTATAATCACAGACAATTGAGGAGAGCACTAGAAGAAAAAGACTTTGAAATCGTTGGTGAGTTCTCATGCAGAGGATGGGACACCAATGGATGGCTCGCAAAAATAGGAGGGATAAACAAAGGACATCCAGATGAGAAGGATTTGGAAAGAGCAAGGAGGTTTGCCAATGGATTGAAGAGAAATTTATATCCCTCCTGTCCTGAAGAACTTGAATACACAATAAAAGAATGGATTGGATGA
- a CDS encoding metal ABC transporter solute-binding protein, Zn/Mn family translates to MRKIIIFLMLMLSLSSPVIAQEKPLVITSIAPIAEIIKEAFGESLQVEYLVPPGIDPHQYQLTPEQIEKIQRADVILTIGHLPAEEKIEEIEKEGILKGEVLGIEDYQKHGFHYLPERWYYNKNNPHGVWLDPYNALAIAEAVKEVLVTLYPYNGYFENQYSMFKAKIEGIILSYQALNITGKRAIVELPSQQYAVEWMGIEAVTSIKPEEEVPARSVDELLETMKTVDVIIYSEDSPESLKNAALELSRRSGVPVVEVSTTWVGKKYSEVLAQNSANILLAFKEPPYKEVPKSASLNTTYILLSLIVGITLGTAIGVIIKK, encoded by the coding sequence ATGAGAAAGATAATAATATTTTTGATGCTCATGCTTTCACTCTCTTCCCCTGTCATAGCTCAAGAAAAACCACTGGTAATCACGAGCATAGCTCCGATAGCAGAGATAATTAAAGAGGCCTTTGGAGAGAGTCTCCAAGTAGAATACCTTGTCCCTCCAGGGATCGATCCACACCAGTACCAACTTACCCCGGAACAAATTGAAAAAATTCAGAGGGCTGATGTTATACTCACGATTGGCCACTTGCCAGCTGAAGAAAAAATAGAGGAGATTGAGAAAGAAGGAATCTTGAAGGGAGAGGTTTTGGGCATAGAAGATTATCAAAAGCATGGTTTTCATTATCTTCCTGAGAGGTGGTACTATAACAAGAATAACCCCCATGGAGTGTGGCTTGATCCATATAATGCTCTTGCAATTGCTGAAGCAGTTAAAGAAGTTTTGGTAACTCTTTATCCTTATAATGGCTATTTCGAGAACCAGTATTCTATGTTCAAGGCTAAGATAGAGGGCATAATTCTTTCTTATCAAGCTCTCAATATAACGGGAAAAAGAGCAATAGTTGAACTTCCTTCTCAACAGTATGCAGTGGAATGGATGGGGATAGAAGCCGTAACTTCAATAAAACCTGAAGAAGAAGTTCCAGCTAGGAGTGTGGATGAACTTTTAGAAACAATGAAAACAGTTGATGTAATAATTTACTCTGAGGATTCTCCTGAGTCTTTGAAAAATGCTGCTTTGGAGCTTTCACGAAGAAGCGGAGTGCCAGTAGTTGAAGTGTCTACGACATGGGTAGGTAAGAAATATTCAGAAGTACTTGCCCAAAACTCTGCCAACATTCTCCTAGCCTTTAAGGAGCCTCCATATAAAGAAGTTCCCAAGTCTGCAAGCTTGAACACCACTTATATACTTCTTTCGCTTATAGTGGGGATAACATTGGGGACAGCTATAGGTGTGATAATAAAGAAATGA
- a CDS encoding AAA family ATPase, with translation MIVGIVGKIAAGKTTVAKFFEEKGFCRVSCSDPLIDLLTHNLNDYSWLPEVPEKGEPTRDRLIEYGKHLKETYGEDILIRLAIDKRRHCKNIVIDGVRSKGEIDAIKKRGGAIIYIEARPEIRYERLKKRSAGKDKVIKSFEDFLDADKAEEELYHTSMLKDLADFLIVNEGTLEDLKKRVKTIITSLTSGKI, from the coding sequence ATGATAGTCGGCATTGTAGGTAAAATTGCAGCAGGAAAAACCACGGTTGCAAAGTTTTTTGAAGAGAAAGGATTTTGTAGAGTTTCGTGTAGTGACCCGCTAATTGACCTTCTAACCCATAATTTAAACGATTATTCCTGGCTTCCTGAAGTCCCAGAAAAGGGTGAGCCCACAAGAGACAGACTCATCGAATATGGAAAACACTTAAAAGAGACCTATGGAGAGGATATTCTTATAAGACTCGCCATAGACAAGAGAAGACATTGTAAAAACATAGTGATAGATGGAGTAAGATCAAAGGGAGAAATAGATGCTATAAAGAAACGAGGCGGAGCCATAATATACATAGAAGCGAGACCTGAGATAAGGTATGAACGATTGAAAAAGAGAAGTGCTGGAAAAGACAAGGTAATAAAGAGTTTTGAAGATTTTTTGGACGCAGATAAAGCAGAAGAGGAATTATATCACACAAGCATGCTTAAAGATCTGGCTGATTTCTTGATTGTGAATGAAGGCACTCTTGAAGATCTAAAAAAGAGAGTTAAGACCATTATAACATCCTTAACGTCTGGAAAAATTTAA
- a CDS encoding ABC transporter permease, which translates to MKANIKGFFKPLVESLIAIIIGMLIGAIILAFSGYSPTEAYVALFDGALGSKYGWAMTLSAATPIILTALTFGLGARTGLFNIGAEGTVYFGAIAAIIFTNILGNVLIGLLGGIIAGLVWMSIPAFLKVFRGVNEVVSTIMLNWMAYFIALYIVLQKIPNPDDPNKTIAVPVSARFPIVIRGTELSWAFVISVAAALIAYYILWHTTLGYELRVSGYNERAARYGGINPKKAVIWSFLLGGIMSGLAGATEVMGRPPSYAISQGMANIYGYGFDGIGVSLVGRNHPIGIIFSGIFFGMLKAGATAMQIEAGVPLEMVRMVQGIIVVTVAIPGLLDLLKRGVRK; encoded by the coding sequence ATGAAAGCTAACATTAAAGGGTTCTTTAAGCCTCTTGTAGAAAGTCTAATAGCTATCATAATAGGAATGTTAATAGGTGCCATTATACTAGCATTCTCTGGATACAGTCCGACTGAAGCATATGTAGCCCTCTTCGATGGTGCATTAGGATCCAAATATGGATGGGCTATGACTCTGAGTGCCGCAACACCAATAATTTTAACCGCACTAACCTTTGGACTTGGTGCAAGGACAGGTCTATTCAACATAGGTGCCGAAGGAACAGTGTATTTTGGAGCTATAGCTGCAATTATCTTCACTAATATTCTGGGAAATGTTTTAATAGGCCTTCTTGGTGGAATAATTGCGGGACTTGTGTGGATGTCCATTCCTGCCTTTTTAAAGGTCTTTAGAGGAGTTAACGAGGTTGTTTCTACAATCATGTTAAATTGGATGGCATATTTCATTGCCTTGTATATAGTGCTTCAGAAAATACCCAATCCAGATGACCCAAACAAAACCATAGCCGTCCCTGTAAGTGCGAGATTTCCAATAGTAATAAGAGGAACAGAGTTATCATGGGCCTTTGTCATTTCTGTGGCAGCAGCCCTCATAGCATATTACATTCTCTGGCATACCACATTAGGCTATGAACTAAGAGTTAGCGGATATAATGAAAGAGCAGCACGTTATGGAGGTATAAACCCCAAAAAAGCAGTGATATGGTCATTCTTACTAGGCGGAATTATGAGCGGTCTAGCTGGAGCTACTGAAGTCATGGGAAGACCACCAAGCTATGCAATAAGTCAGGGAATGGCAAACATTTATGGATATGGATTCGATGGAATTGGAGTCTCATTAGTGGGCAGAAACCATCCCATTGGAATAATATTCAGTGGAATATTCTTTGGTATGCTTAAAGCTGGAGCTACAGCTATGCAGATTGAAGCAGGAGTCCCTTTGGAGATGGTTAGAATGGTTCAGGGAATTATAGTCGTTACAGTTGCCATACCAGGACTTTTGGATCTATTGAAAAGGGGGGTGAGAAAATGA
- a CDS encoding bifunctional 2-polyprenyl-6-hydroxyphenol methylase/3-demethylubiquinol 3-O-methyltransferase UbiG, which yields MKKHEWEEFFDREADYYLQEPFTKYTKKEIDFLLEEFKLPEGAKILDVGCGVGRHSIELAKRGYRVTGIDISQKMLEKAKEWAQKEGVEVELIKADATRFKRNEEFDAVICLCEGAFSLLGSSDDLIEHDLAILRNIYKSLKLGGKFILTALSALSRIKKATNEDITSGVFDPNTMTFFEELEAPDGTKIPIRERVYVPTELYLMFKMVGFEVKAIWGGTAGRWGERKVDMDDIEIMVVAEKAQK from the coding sequence ATGAAAAAGCACGAATGGGAAGAGTTTTTTGATAGGGAGGCTGACTACTATTTACAAGAACCCTTTACCAAATACACGAAAAAGGAAATTGATTTTTTACTGGAGGAATTTAAACTTCCAGAAGGTGCAAAAATATTAGATGTGGGCTGTGGTGTTGGAAGACATTCTATAGAGCTTGCAAAGAGAGGATATCGTGTCACAGGGATTGATATTTCCCAGAAAATGCTTGAAAAAGCAAAAGAATGGGCCCAAAAAGAGGGTGTTGAAGTTGAATTGATAAAAGCAGATGCGACTAGATTTAAGCGTAATGAAGAGTTTGACGCTGTAATATGTCTATGTGAGGGAGCCTTTTCGTTACTTGGTTCATCTGACGATCTGATAGAGCATGACTTGGCCATCTTAAGGAATATATATAAATCACTGAAACTGGGAGGTAAGTTTATCCTAACAGCTCTAAGCGCGCTTTCAAGAATTAAAAAAGCTACAAATGAAGATATTACTAGTGGAGTATTTGACCCGAACACCATGACATTCTTTGAAGAACTCGAGGCACCAGATGGCACGAAAATTCCAATACGAGAACGAGTTTATGTCCCAACAGAGCTTTATTTGATGTTTAAAATGGTTGGATTTGAAGTGAAAGCTATTTGGGGAGGGACTGCTGGGAGATGGGGGGAGAGAAAGGTAGATATGGATGACATTGAAATAATGGTGGTGGCTGAGAAAGCTCAAAAATAG
- a CDS encoding BMP family protein, whose translation MKNRGLAVFLIGVLLFSVAISGCIGGGEKTETQTTTPQYAGKIAVVYDVGGRGDLSFNDMAYLGASKAAKEFNLELKEVQSNTESDYLPNLRSLAQTGEYNLIIAVGFMMTDAVTQVADEFPDQKFAIVDGFIPDKPNVVSILFKENEGSALIGALAGLIAANDGKDKVGAVLGIEIPVLYKFEGGYRFGIKWAEEYYKQKTGNDVKIDLLYTYTGSFTDPAKGKTAAQAQLGQGAWVIYQIAGAVGLGVFDAVDEYLKSQGKEMGPPFAVGVDSAQDWIKPGVIIASMMKRVDVGVYKAVEMAIKGNWQGGIMELGLNEQGVGVSTIDAVKEMFNSLPEDTKQQKLKELGLASEDELFAKLEETRKQVPDWIWQAVAELEEKIKSGEIKVPMATTKDQIEAIREAKTWQEMEDLAKQWESS comes from the coding sequence ATGAAGAATAGAGGATTAGCAGTATTTTTGATAGGAGTTTTGCTGTTTAGCGTTGCCATAAGTGGATGTATTGGTGGAGGAGAGAAGACAGAGACACAAACAACTACTCCCCAATACGCAGGGAAGATTGCAGTAGTTTATGATGTTGGTGGAAGAGGTGACTTAAGCTTCAATGATATGGCCTACTTAGGTGCATCCAAAGCAGCAAAAGAATTTAACCTCGAGCTTAAGGAAGTACAAAGCAATACAGAATCAGATTATTTACCAAACCTCAGAAGCCTCGCCCAAACAGGAGAGTACAACCTCATAATAGCCGTTGGTTTTATGATGACTGATGCAGTAACGCAGGTTGCAGATGAATTCCCAGACCAAAAGTTCGCTATTGTTGATGGATTCATTCCAGACAAACCAAATGTAGTAAGCATTCTATTTAAGGAAAATGAAGGGTCAGCCTTAATAGGAGCCCTTGCTGGTCTAATAGCCGCAAACGATGGAAAAGATAAAGTTGGTGCTGTTCTTGGTATTGAAATCCCAGTACTTTACAAATTTGAGGGTGGCTATAGATTCGGAATTAAGTGGGCCGAGGAGTATTACAAGCAAAAGACAGGGAATGATGTAAAGATAGACCTTCTTTACACATATACAGGTTCATTCACAGACCCTGCAAAAGGTAAGACCGCAGCTCAAGCCCAACTCGGACAAGGAGCTTGGGTAATTTACCAAATAGCCGGGGCTGTTGGACTTGGTGTCTTCGATGCCGTTGATGAGTACCTCAAGAGCCAAGGAAAAGAAATGGGTCCACCATTTGCTGTTGGTGTTGATTCAGCACAAGACTGGATTAAACCAGGCGTTATAATCGCCTCAATGATGAAGAGAGTGGACGTCGGTGTCTACAAGGCTGTTGAAATGGCCATTAAAGGCAACTGGCAAGGTGGAATAATGGAGCTTGGGCTTAATGAGCAAGGTGTTGGAGTAAGTACCATCGATGCAGTCAAAGAGATGTTTAACTCACTACCAGAAGACACAAAACAGCAAAAACTCAAAGAACTAGGACTCGCTAGTGAAGACGAGCTCTTTGCTAAACTTGAGGAGACAAGAAAACAAGTTCCAGACTGGATATGGCAAGCCGTTGCAGAGCTTGAAGAGAAGATCAAAAGCGGAGAAATAAAGGTCCCAATGGCAACCACCAAAGATCAAATCGAAGCTATAAGAGAAGCAAAAACATGGCAAGAAATGGAAGACTTAGCAAAACAATGGGAAAGCAGCTGA
- a CDS encoding ABC transporter permease codes for MMDAVISTLIGALTAMVPLVLTSVGAVVSERAGVVNIGYEGILLMSAFFGAIFAEITGNPWIGLLGGAFVGMLLGMLHGFITVYLKGDHVIPGIGVNLLALGIVAFGIPAYWGTAGQHQVPSNFRIEPLIKTAYGSLSPVVIITIVITVLTHWVLFKTPLGLRIRSVGENPEAADALGINVERYRFLATVYGATLAGLGGAFMSVDWLGTVTKQLSAGRGFIALANMVFSGWNPLRALLGGFIFGFFDNLSVWVRTTPAVQKVIPWQFVATLPYLVTLIIVAGIIGKVRVPKWDGKPYKRE; via the coding sequence ATGATGGATGCAGTAATTTCAACCCTTATAGGAGCATTAACAGCAATGGTTCCCTTAGTCCTTACAAGTGTGGGAGCAGTAGTAAGCGAAAGAGCTGGTGTAGTAAATATAGGATACGAGGGAATACTTCTCATGAGTGCATTTTTTGGAGCTATTTTTGCTGAAATTACTGGGAATCCATGGATAGGACTCTTGGGAGGCGCATTTGTAGGTATGCTCTTGGGAATGCTCCATGGATTTATAACAGTATATCTAAAAGGAGATCACGTTATACCAGGTATAGGTGTCAATCTGCTAGCATTAGGTATAGTAGCCTTTGGAATCCCTGCATATTGGGGAACAGCAGGTCAGCACCAAGTGCCTTCAAACTTTAGAATAGAACCCCTAATAAAAACTGCCTACGGAAGTTTAAGTCCAGTGGTCATCATAACAATAGTGATTACTGTGCTAACCCACTGGGTGCTCTTTAAAACTCCATTAGGGCTTAGGATACGGTCTGTAGGTGAGAATCCAGAAGCAGCAGATGCGTTAGGTATTAATGTCGAACGCTATAGGTTTTTGGCCACAGTTTATGGAGCAACTCTTGCAGGTCTTGGAGGAGCTTTTATGAGTGTTGATTGGCTTGGCACAGTTACGAAACAGCTTTCCGCCGGAAGAGGTTTTATAGCATTAGCAAACATGGTATTCAGCGGATGGAATCCATTAAGGGCCCTTCTAGGGGGATTCATCTTTGGATTCTTTGACAACCTCTCAGTATGGGTCAGGACAACTCCAGCAGTCCAGAAAGTTATTCCATGGCAGTTCGTGGCAACACTCCCCTATTTGGTGACTCTAATCATAGTTGCAGGGATAATAGGAAAAGTGAGAGTTCCCAAGTGGGATGGAAAGCCTTACAAGAGAGAGTGA
- a CDS encoding ABC transporter ATP-binding protein: MEEVPIIEMKGIVKVYPDGTKALKGVDFSVRKGEIHGLLGENGAGKTTLMKILSGMLHPTEGKILVNGKEVRFKSPADALANGIGMVHQHFTLVDVFDGLHNIILGMEGHGLFSKIDVEKARKKLQKLMDDLNFQVSLDVPVETLPVGVQQRIEILKTLYRDVDVLILDEPTAVLTPIEVKELFEVLKKLKSQGKTIIFISHKLKEVMEITDRVTVLRKGELIGTVNTSETSPKELAKMMVGREVVLKIEKPPKEAGKPVLQVQDLWVKGDRGQDAVKGLTFEVRAGEIFGIAGVEGNGQTELIEAISGLRKIAKGKVILNGKDITGRPPKELYDLGVAHIPEDRIHMGLVTEMSVAENSILGLHWRDTFRGPVGMLRWDKAKEHAAKLVENFEVLVPSIESPAKSLSGGNQQKLIVAREVSKQPEFIIASQPTRGVDVASTEYIRNYLIKLRNENKAVLLVSADLDEVLQLSDRMAIMYEGKFVGIVKPEEVTEEQIGLMMGGIKHES; encoded by the coding sequence ATGGAAGAAGTACCAATTATTGAAATGAAAGGGATCGTCAAAGTATATCCAGATGGCACAAAAGCTCTTAAAGGTGTTGACTTTTCCGTAAGAAAAGGTGAGATTCATGGATTATTGGGTGAGAATGGAGCTGGAAAAACAACTTTAATGAAGATACTCTCTGGAATGCTTCATCCAACAGAGGGTAAAATACTTGTGAACGGAAAAGAAGTGAGATTTAAAAGTCCCGCTGATGCTCTTGCAAATGGAATTGGTATGGTTCACCAGCATTTCACGCTGGTAGATGTTTTTGATGGGCTTCACAATATTATCCTGGGAATGGAGGGTCATGGTCTCTTCTCTAAAATAGATGTTGAAAAAGCAAGGAAAAAATTGCAAAAGCTTATGGATGATTTAAACTTTCAAGTTTCCCTTGATGTTCCTGTAGAAACCCTCCCTGTTGGTGTCCAACAAAGAATTGAAATTTTAAAAACTCTCTACAGAGATGTGGATGTACTTATTTTAGACGAGCCAACTGCAGTACTTACTCCAATAGAAGTGAAAGAGCTTTTCGAGGTACTCAAAAAGCTAAAATCTCAAGGTAAAACGATCATCTTTATCAGCCACAAACTCAAAGAAGTTATGGAGATAACAGATAGAGTAACAGTCCTTAGAAAAGGAGAACTAATAGGAACTGTAAATACAAGCGAAACCTCCCCCAAAGAATTAGCTAAAATGATGGTAGGAAGAGAAGTGGTTCTCAAGATAGAAAAGCCCCCAAAAGAAGCCGGTAAGCCAGTGCTACAAGTGCAAGATTTGTGGGTAAAAGGAGATAGGGGACAAGATGCTGTAAAGGGTTTGACATTTGAAGTGAGAGCTGGGGAGATCTTTGGAATAGCAGGAGTCGAAGGAAACGGACAAACTGAACTCATAGAAGCCATAAGCGGATTAAGAAAAATTGCAAAAGGTAAAGTCATTCTTAACGGAAAAGACATCACTGGAAGACCACCAAAAGAGCTCTACGATCTTGGAGTGGCCCACATTCCAGAGGATAGGATCCACATGGGGCTGGTAACCGAGATGAGTGTTGCTGAAAACTCGATCCTTGGACTTCACTGGAGAGACACATTTAGAGGTCCCGTGGGAATGCTAAGATGGGATAAAGCTAAAGAACATGCAGCAAAACTTGTAGAGAACTTTGAGGTCTTGGTTCCAAGTATAGAATCTCCAGCAAAGAGCTTGAGTGGAGGAAATCAACAAAAGCTTATCGTGGCAAGAGAAGTGAGCAAACAACCAGAATTCATTATAGCCTCTCAGCCTACAAGGGGTGTTGATGTTGCTTCGACAGAGTACATAAGAAATTACTTGATAAAACTTAGGAATGAGAATAAGGCTGTTCTTTTGGTGTCTGCAGATTTGGATGAAGTTCTCCAGCTTAGTGATAGAATGGCAATAATGTATGAAGGAAAGTTCGTTGGGATCGTAAAGCCTGAAGAGGTTACTGAAGAACAAATAGGACTAATGATGGGAGGTATAAAACATGAAAGCTAA